In Sphaeramia orbicularis chromosome 14, fSphaOr1.1, whole genome shotgun sequence, the following are encoded in one genomic region:
- the LOC115432916 gene encoding E3 ubiquitin-protein ligase CBL-like gives MDGAVEASSFTSVERPPKPLPRRADSDRQTHPLNQNSPADLPSLPGPSSSPPPSPPPPPVAPASLTLNGEIECLMSQGYSIQDIQKALVIAQNNMETAKNILREFVSIPSAAHIAT, from the coding sequence CATCGTTTACAAGTGTTGAACGCCCTCCCAAACCTCTACCACGGCGGGCCGACTCAGACCGACAAACTCACCCTTTAAACCAGAACTCCCCTGCTGATCTGCCAAGTCTCCCTGGTCcttcatcctctcctcctccttctccgcctcctcctcctgtggCCCCTGCGTCCCTGACCCTGAATGGGGAAATCGAGTGTCTAATGTCTCAGGGCTACTCCATCCAGGACATCCAGAAGGCCCTGGTGATCGCCCAGAACAACATGGAGACAGCCAAGAATATCCTGCGGGAGTTTGTCTCCATCCCCTCTGCAGCACACATTGCTACATAA